CGCAGGCTACCCTGGCCCGCATGCGGGAAGGCAGCGTCGAGTGTTGCGAAGATTGTGGCGTCGCCGTCCAGCTGGTCCATGGCGTGCTGGGCGAAGTAACCCATCTTCACGCTGCCCCCCAGCGTCACCGTGCCGGTATCGGGTGAAGTGTTGCCGGTTACCAGCTTCAGCAGCGTGGATTTGCCCGCACCATTCACGCCGAGCACGCAGCAGCGCTCCTTGCGGCGGATCAGCAATTCGAGCCCGTCATAGATCACCTTGCTGCCATAGCGCTTGGAGACGCCACGTAGTTTGGCTACGTCATCACCCGAGCGCGGGGCTGGGCGGAACTCGAAGGCGATGGCCTGGCGCCGCTTGGGTGGCTCCACGCGGTCGATCTTGTCCAGTTTCTTCACTCGGCTCTGCACTTGCGCGGCGTGCGAGGCACGGGCCTTGAAACGCTCGATGAACGCGATCTCCTTGGCGAGCGTCGCCTGCTGGCGCTCGAACTGCGCCTGCTGGTGCCTCTCATTCAGGGCGCTCTGGCGGGCGTAGAACTCATAGTCGCCGGAGAAGCTGGTGAGATTGCCACCGTCGATCTCGATGACCTTGTTGATGATGCGGTTCATGAATTCGCGGTCGTGCGATGTCATCATCAGCGCGCCGTCGTAACCGGCGAGGAATTGCTCAAGCCAGATGAGGCTCTCCAGGTCCAGATGGTTGCTCGGCTCGTCCAGCAGCATCACGTCCGGGCGCATGAGCAGAATTCGCGCGAGTGCCACGCGCATCTTCCAGCCGCCAGAGAGCAGGCCCACGTCGCCGTCCATCATCTCCTGGCTGAAGCCGAGGCCGTCGAGCACCTCGCGCGCCTTGCCCTCCAGCGCGTAGCCGCCCAGCTCCTCGAAGCGCGCCCGGACCTCGCCATAGCGTTCCAGGATGGCGTCCAACTGGTCAGCCTTGTCGGGATCGGCCAGAGCGGCTTCCAGCTTTGCCAGCTCCTCGCCCACCTCGCTCACTGGCCCGGCACCTACGATCACCTCGGCCACGGCGCTGCGGTCCGCCATCTCGCCGACATCCTGGCTGAACAAGCCAATGCTGATGCCGCGATCGATGAGGATGTTGCCCTCGTCGGGAGGCTCCTGACCGCTGATCATGCGAAACAGCGTGGACTTCCCGGCACCATTGGGGCCAACAAGGCCAATCTTCTCACCCCGCTGCAAGGCAGCCGACGCCTCGACAAAAATCAGGCGGGTGCCGTTCTGCTTGCTGATATTATCCAGACGAATCATGGGTCCTCGGTAGCCGGAATTGTCGGGGGTTCTTAAAGCAACTCCCCGGAGCCGTGAACCGCAGGGGCATTGCCGAAGTGAACCCGGAGTTCGGGTTCATCCCGCCTGCCTCCGACGGCCCGGGGTCTTCCCTCTGTCATCAGCGCTGGCTCAATAGCGGAAGGGCAGTCTCCGGCGAATTCTCCGGAATCCGCATCCGGCCCATCCCGGACTGTGCCGACATGCTGTTCAAGCTCTTGCAAGGGCCGGTATCCGCTGTTCCGCCAGCCGCCGGGAGCGTTCGCTTGCGATTGTGGCCCGCCGGTTCCGCGTGGGATGGCTATATTTTGGATTTCACGGCGACGTTGGCGTGGTAGGTTTCGCTATTCCACAATGAGCTCTGGAGTCGTGTGATGGCTGTGCGAGTAGCCTTGTATGCGAGGTATTCGACTGACTTGCAGAGTGATGCATCGGTGGAGGACCAGCTGCGGATCTGCCGGACGCGGGCTGAGCGCGAGGGCTGGACGGTGGTGGAGAGCTACTCGGACCGAGCGATCTCGGGTGCGTCGATGCTCCGTCCCGGCATTCAGGCACTGATGGAGGACGCCGGCCGGCGCCGGTTCGACGTGGTGCTGGCCGAGGCAATGGACCGGCTTTCCCGCGACCAGGAGGATATAGCGGCCCTGTTCAAGCGCCTGCGCTTTGCCGGTGTTTCGATCGTGACGATCGCCGAGGGCGAGATCAACGAGATGCATATCGGCCTCAAGGGCACGATGAACGCGCTGGCCCTGAAGGATCTGGCCCAGAAGACGCATCGCGGGCTACTCGGCCGGGTCGAAGCGGGCTTGTCCGCCGGGGACGTGCCTATGGCTATGACGTGGTCCGCCGCACCGACCGCAAGGGCGAGACGATCCGCGGCGAACGGGCGATCAACGAGGCCGAAGCGGCGGTCATCCGCCGGATTTTCACGATGGCGGCAGAGGGCGCGAGCCCGATTGCCATTGCCAAGACTCTGAACGGCGCAAAAATCCCGGGACCCAACGGGCGTGCCTGGCAGGACACGACGATCCGGGGACATGCCGAGCGCGGCACCGGCATCCTGCGCAACGAACTCTATACCGGCGTCCAGGTCTGGAACCGGATGCACTACATAAAGGATCCGGCCACCGGCAAACGCGTCTCACGGATGAACCCAACAACGGAATGGGTGCGCGAGGAGGTTCCGCATCTGCGGATCATCGACCAGGACCTTTGGGATTGTGTGCAGGAGCGCCTGGCCGCGGTGCGTATCGCCTCGGGCGCGGACAAGATCGACCGCGCGGTCTTTCATGAGCGGCGCCGGGCGAAGCACGTACTCACGGGCAAGGTGTTCTGCGGCGGCTGCGGTGGCAGCTTCGGCGCCGTTGGCCAGGATTATCTCTCCTGCACCGCCGCGCGGAAGCAGGGCACATGCGACAACCGGCGCGGCATCCGGCGGAGCGAGCTCGAGATCCTGATCCTCGACGCACTGCGCCACCAGCTGATGCAGCCCGAGCACGTCGCCGAGTTCGTGACGGAATACACAGCCGAATACAACCGGCTCAATTCCGAACGCTCAGCCGCCCTCGCGTCGCATAAGCGCGAACTGGAGAGTGTCACCCGCAAACTGGACGGCCTGATCGATGCGATAGCAGAGGGGATGCGTGCACCGGGGCTGCAACAGAAGCTCGACACGCTGGAGGCGCGGAAGGTGGAACTGACCCGGCTGATCGAGACCGCCGGGATTTCGCTCCCGTTACTGCATCCGAACCTGGCGGAGACCTATCGCGAGCGGGTGACCGACCTTCACGCCGCCCTCACCCGCGAGGATGGCGGCACCGCGGCGCTGGAAGCGGTTCGCGCGCTGATCGAGCGCGTCGACGTGTCACCGCCTGACGGCGACGATCCCCGCTCTCTGCCGAAGATTGTGCTGACGGGTGCGATTGCGGCGATGGTCGGGCTGGCGTTGGAGCCTGGCTCCAGAACGTCAAAAGCCGCGCTGTGTGGCGCGGGTGTATCTGGTTTGTTCGCGAGTTCGGTAATGGTGGTTGCGGGGAACCGCAGCCATCATGACTTGCGCGGACTTCAGGGACTCGCGCGGGAGATCAAACTGGTCGCCGGCGAAGAATTTCAGCAGGACTTGCTTTTCCGGGCGGCAGCTTGATCCGTGGATGTTGAAGTGCCGACGCAAACCGAGGATGCAATCTCGGTTTGATTGCAAGTTTTTTCGCATTGACCCTAAATTGTAGGATGATTTTTCGTACTCGTATCGCCGGGTGTCTCGCCACGCTTCGAGCCGGACTGATTGACCGTCTCTGACAAGCCCACCGCTTTCTTCTTCCGGCTCCGGAAACCCCTATCGGTCGTGATGAACCGCTCGACGATCAAGGGCACGAGTTTCTCGACCAGTGGGGCATCCGCCAAACTGTCCTGGGCGGCGATCGCGGCGGCATAGTCGCGCAGCAGATTATCCTGCGCGGCGGTGAAGGTAATGGTCCGTTTTACCGGCCGGTCGTCTGGCAGCGCACCGATACGAAGTTTTGCCATTCTTTGCTCCCTCCCCCTTCGCTCTCACGACGCTGCGTAGGGCCGGAGTACGATATCGCGGTTGACCATCACGTCGAACGGAAACCCCGGCCGGACGGTCAAAGTCGGCTGCACGCCGAGGTCATGCGAGACGATCTGCTGGCCGGCCTGGTTGGTCGCCTGATCGCCGCTCTGGCCGAGCGAGATGATCAGATTGCCGGTACCGTGGCCGCCAACCACGTTGTTGGTCGCGAGCGCGCTGGAGACGCCGAGGAGCGATGACAGCGCGACGCCGCGCAGCAGCTTCCAGAAATGATAATCCACGCCGTCTCTGAGCCCCGCATAACCTTGCGGGTCGGCTGCGGGCAGATTGTCGAGCACGATCGAACTGCCATCCGGCATGATCAGCCGCGTCCAGATCAGCAGGACGCGCGATTGGCCGTAGGCGACGACGCTGTCATATTTGCCGATCAGCTTGGCGCCCTGCGGAACCAGGAGATAGTGACCGGTGACGCTGTCGTAGACGTCCTGCGTCACCTGGGCGATCACCGGGCCGGGCAGATCAGAATTCAGACCAGTGATCAGCGCGGCCGGAATGACGCTCCCGGCCATCAGCTCGTAGGGACTGATGGGTTTTTGCAGGCGGTCCGGCGAATAGACCGAGCGATCAACCGGGCTGTTCAGGAAGGCTTGTTTTTCTCCCTGCCCAGAATGGGTTTGTCTCGCGGCCAGTGTTGCACGCCGAGGATAGAATTGATCCGCTGGTCCACCGGGGGATGGATTTGCCGGTGCGCTGTTCGATACTGCTCCAGTCGAAGCGTCCTCACCGCCGGGGTTCGCGGTCATGGTGAAGAACACGCCGGCAAGGGCAGCCTGGTCATGGAGCCGGGCGGCTGCCTGTTCTGATGGATTGGTCGGCGCCGGCGCAAGATCGGGCGGCGCGGCCTGCCCGACCATCGGCGATCCGAGATCGCCTTGCAGCGGCGGTCCGAGCTGGGGAGTTTTTGGTGACGTGGGAGGCGGTTTCGGCCCGGTCAGGCCGGCATACCCTTTCGGCAAGCCATTCATTGCCTGGGCCGAGGGCCGGACATCGGTGTTGTAGAGCTGCTTGCCCGTGGTGATCTGAAGACTATGCAGCGCAAACGCCCACCATACGGCCCCGCCGATGCAAAGCGCGAGGCCGCCGGCCGCGATGACCAGTGTGCGGCGCGACAGCCGGGTCACGGCGCGCGGCGGCGCACGGATCGCAAACGACGCTGGATCGGCTTTTGGCGGCGGTGCCGAGGGGGGCACGGGCGCCTGGTTGTTCTCCGGGCCCGTCATCCGCTGCTGCCATCGGTGCGAGTGATCCGCACGATCTGCTGCGGCCCGGCGCCGAGGCGGAGCTCTGCTCCGGCGAACAGCCGATCGACGATCATCGTATTACCGCGCACCCGATAGTTGACGATCTCTGCCTTGCCGCCGGATGCGCCGAGGATGAACAGCGGCGGCATGTCGCCCTGGGCGATGCCGGGCGGGAACTGGATGTAGACCTTTGATCCGTCATCGAACACCTGCACGGGCCGCCACGGCGAGTGATCGCCGCTGATCCGGTACCGGAAATGTAAATCGGCAAGATCGACGTCACTCGCCGCGACGGTGCTGGCGTAATCGGTGGCGGCGGTGTTCTGCGCCTTGAGTGCCAGCAGATCATCCTGCGGGTAATTCCAGGACACCGCCGCCATGTAGGTCTGCTTCGTGGGATGGATCTCGAGGTGGTAGGCGCGCCGATTGGTCATGATGACGATGTTGTTCATCGGCAGATCGGCCGAGATCGGCTTGACTAGAACATGGACCTGCGTGGTCGGCCCGGACCCGCTGGTGGTATTGCCGATCTTCCATTGCACGGTATCGCCGGCGGCGATCGAGATCAGGCGCTCGCCGGGCTGCAGCGCGATATCGGTGACGTGCAGCGGTGAGGCGTAGATTTCATAGAGCGCGCCGGTCGACCAGGGGAACACCTGCATGGCGTTGATGTAGCCGTCGCGCGTCGGGTCGATCCGAGCGGCTTCATTGGCTGCAGCCACGCGCGCGACCGGGTTCGCTGGCTGCGCTGGTTGCCGATACGCCGTGGCCGGGGGGAGTTTCTTCAACTGACCCGGCAAGGGCAGCGGTTCCGGCAGCTTCACCACCCGAACGGGCGGCGGGGGCGGTGCAATCAGATGGGCCGGTTGCGGATCGTCATAGGCGATTTTTGGCACTTGCTGCGCGCAGGCGGAGAGCGCCAAGGCGCCGGCGACCGGGAGCAGGAGCAAAAATCTCATGGAGTGGATCCTTCGGTCTGGACGGTGTTGACCTCGCGGGCCCAGCTGATCGCGTCGATGTAGATGCCGAGCGGGTTTTGGCGCAGTGCGGCTTCGGTATGCGGGGTCTGGATCACCACGGTGAGGATGGCGGCCCAATGTTGGGCCGGCAAAGCGCTGCCATCCTGGTAGGGATGTTCCACCCAGGCGACGCGGAAGGAACTCGGACTTGCGCGGACGACGCTGGTGACATCGACGGTAATGGCGCGCTTGCCGATCCGTCCGAACGGATCGGCCTTGCGGGCATAGGCATCGAGCATTGGTTTGGCGTGACTGGTGATCTGCGCGTAGGCATCGAGCCAGGCCTTGCGGACAACGACAGGATCGACCGAAAGGCCACGCACCCGCTCGATGAACTGTGCCAGAAAGTAAGCGATCTCGGTGTCGGTTGGCTGTACCTCGGTCTGCGCCGGCGCGACCGCCTGCACGGCACCCAGGTGGTTCACTTCGACGACGAAGGGCGTGACCATGGCGCGCGAATGGGCGCGAATATCGTCGGCGGTGACAACGGCCGCCAAGGCGAGGGAGCCGAAGGCCATCATCCGCCAGTTGGCGGCTTGAACCCGAGCCGAGCCGATTCGCTGATCCCAGAGCTGCCCGGCACGCTGATAGGCTGTGGCCGGGGTTTCGGTCTCGGACATCCGCGCGGAGAATCGCCGCCATCTCATGTCCGGTCTCCTCGCAGATTGGGCCGCATCCCGCCGCCACCGGCTTCGCCCTCGCGGATAATTTGCTCCGCCGTCCGATAGGCTTGACGCCGCCGCAGATTTTCGGCCCAGGCTGGCGCGCCGGATCGAGCGGGAGTCCCCGTGGTCCCTGGGGGCACCGATGCGGATTCTGCACCGCCGCCCGAATCACCACCACCCGAACCACCAGCACCGGAGCCGCTGCCGCCGGTCGCCGCCCAACCGGCGCGCTGGCCGGCGGCAAAGCGATCGCGCAATCCCGACGTAGCGTTCAGGGCGATGCCGCGTAATCCGCTGCCAGCCGCACCGGCGGCACCACGGGCGACACCGCCGAGGCCGGCCGAGACGGAGCCGCCACCAGCGACGCTGCCCGCGGCGTAGGCACCGCTGGCACCGCCCGCGAGCGAGGTTCCGGCACCGACGCCGGAGGCCGCAGCGCGGGCCGCCGCGATCCCGCCCGTCCCGGCCAATGTGACAACACCGGCAGCGGCCCCGCCCGCTGCAGCAGTACTGCCAAGGCCAAGCTGCGGCGCGCCGGAGGTGATACCGGCCGCGAGGCGGTTCGCCGAGAAGGCGAGACCGGCGATGGTCATGGATGCCAGCAGGATGGTGAGCGCGTCCTGCAGCGACAGTACCGCCGACGGGTTGCTCGGCAGGATCTGACTGAACAACTGGGTGCCGATGCCGGTCACCACGGCAAACACCAGAACACGGACCCCAGAGGTGACGATCTGGCCGAGCACCGGCTCGGCGATGAAGGCGGTGCCGCGCCAGAGGGCGAAAGGAACGAGGATGAAGCCTTTGAGGGTCGTGAGCTTGAATTCGATAATGGCCAGGAACAGCAGGATCGCCAGCACGAAGAAGCCGAGCAGCGTGACGATCCAGGACAGACCCATGACCAGGATCTCGCCGAGGTTCCAGAAGATGTTCGGAAACCCGGCGAGGCGCTGGATTTGCGAGAGCAGGACATCGGCGCCTTGCACCCCGGCTTGGGCGAGCAGGCCGGGATGGAGGAATTGGGCATAGGTAAGGGACGATCCGGTTGCCTTCAGACCGAGCCCGGCAAAGCTGTTGAAGACGATCTCTGCCAGAAGCTGCCAGTTGTTCAGGATGAATGCAAAAAAGCCGACATACAGGACTTTCTTAGCGAAGGCTTGGATGACGTTGTCCTCGCCGAGAGCCCAGGCAAGCCCAGCCAGTGTCGCATCGATACCGATCAGAACAACGACCAGGAAGCCGACATCGGGCGAGATGAGCCCAAACCCAGAATTGATGTACTGACTGAAAACATTCAGAAAGTGGTCGATGATGGACGGATTACTACCCATGCGGCGCTCCAGCCGCTAGTGGTGAAATTGCATGTTCATGTTCAGATGGAACGAACTTGTTTGGGGTATTTTTGAAGAGATTGACCGGCTTCTGCGTATAGGTCGGGGTATGACCGAAGAACCGCTTGTTCTCGGCCTGCCACGCGGTGTGGCAGCGCGCATCGGTATTGGCCGCCATGCCGAGCTGCTTGCAGCGATCGAGTTCGGCGGTAAGCATTTTGGGGTTGGCGACGAGTTGATCGATCGTCGGGGCGTTCGCCCATGCCGGCGCAGACAGACTGGGCAGACCGACAACAACAAATGAAATAGCGACAAGGGTTTTGACGTTCATGGTGCTGATCCTCCGAACAGATTGACCGGAGCAAAAGTATAGCCGACGCCGTTGCCGTAGAAGCGTTGCCATTCGGCTTGCGCGGCCGATCGGACCTCGGCATTTTGCATGGCATTCGCGGCCTGGGCACGGGCATCCGCGGCGATCAGGTCCTGGGTCGCGGAAAGCTGGCGCGATTGCAGGGCGAGCAGCTGATTGCTGGACTGGATCGCCTGCAGCGCACCCACCGCGCCCTGGCTCGCGGTGACCAAGGATGAAAGATCGGCCTGATCGGCGGGGATCGCGGCGACGATCTGGCTTTGTACGTCCATCGTCTGTTGGAAGGTGTTGATCGAGGCCTGCCAGCGCGCATTGGCATCGGCCAGCAGGCTGGCCTGGGTGACATTGCCCTGGAATCCTGCCGATTGGTAGTTCGGATAGAGGGTGCGGAACTGTTGCTGCACCTGCTGGACGCTATAGGCAAGGCTTTGTGCCTGCCCCATCAGCTGGTTGATCTGCCCCATCGAGGATTGCAACTGGGACAGAACCGAGAACGGCAATGCGGTCAAATTACGCGCCTGATTCTCCAGCATGGAGATGCCTTGCTGGAGCTGGGCGATCTGGTTGTTGACCTCGTCCAGCGTCCGCGCGGCTGTCAGCACGTTCTGGGTCAGGTTCGAAAAATCGATTACCGGGATGGCGGCTTGCGTCGCGATCGGGACGGCGATCGCTAACACGGCGATCAACCCCATGCTGACGATCTTCTTCTGTCGGTGCCTAGACCGGGCGGGGCGATTCATGATGGGACCTCCATCGGGGGAGTGGTGCGCATGTTGGATTCGTGTTGCGCTTCGACATCATCGTCGAAAGGGAGATGCGGGTGCTGCAGGGGAGGCTCGACGCCGGCATCAAGCTGCAATCGATAACGAGTTTTTGCGCCGTCATTCGAATGATCCGAAGCCACGGCGTGTGAGGGTGGTAGAAGCTCCGCCGCCCAAGCGAGACCGCGCTCACGCAGCCAAGCCCTCGGAAAATCATCAGGTCCGTGGGTGGCCATTACCCGGTCGATCGCGGCGAGGTCTTCCGCCCGGCTGGCACCGCAGAACGCCAGCGCGATGTCGCCGAGGCCGAGTTCGAATAGCCGGCAACCGGCGGCCGACTGGAACCAGTATTCGCGTTTGGGGACCGCGCGCGCGATGGTCTCGATCTGCCGGTCATTGAGGCCGAGACGCGCATAGGCGTCCCGGCTCTCCGGTTCGATCGCGCGTGCATTTGGCAGGAAAATGCGCGACAGGCAGCTTTCGATCACCGCAGGGGCGACTGGCGAGCGGGTGACATCGGCGAGGCTCTGGGTCGAAAACAGCACCGAGGCATTCTTGCGCCGGAGCGTCTTGAGCCATTCACGCAGTTTTGGCGCAAAGACCGGATCATCCAGGGCGAACCACGCCTCGTCGACCGCGATCAGGGTCGGCCGGCCGTCGAGCCCGGCTTCAATCCGGTGAAATAGATAGGTCAGCACGGCGCGCGCCGCGTGTTTCGAGCCGAGCAGATCCTCGGTCTCGAAGGCGAGTACGTCGGTGGTGCCGATGCTCTCCTGCTCGGCATCGAGCAGCCGGCCGAACGGTCCGGCGATCGTATAGGGCTCCAGCGCCGCCTTGAGCCGGTTGGCCTGCAACAACGCGGCAAAACCCGATAGTGTGCGCTCCGGCCATGGCGCCGTCGCCAGCGAACCGAGCGCTGACCAGATGGCACCGCGAACCTCGGGCGTGAGTTCGATGCTCTCCTGGACGAACAGGGTGGCGATCCAGTCCGCTGCCCAGGCCCGCTCGGCGGCATCATCGATCCGCGCCAGCGGCTGGAAGGCGACGGCGTGATCATGCTGGTGCGAGACATCACCGCCAAGCGCGAGATCGTGGAATGCCCCGCCCATGCCAAGCACGGTCGCCTTGGAGGATCGTCCCTTGTCGAAGATCACCACGCGCGCGCCGGGATAGTGGCGGAACTGCAGCGCGATCAGCGCCAGAAGTACGCTCTTGCCGGCGCCGGTGGGGCCGACGATCAGCGTGTGCCCCACGTCCCCCTGGTGCAACACCAAGCGGAACGGCGTCGATCCGGCGGTATGGGCGATCAGCAGCGGCGGACCGTCGAGATGCGTGTTGCGCTCCGGTCCCGCCCAGACCGCCGAGAGCGGCAGCAGGTGGACGAGGTTGAGCGAGGAGACCAGCGGCTGGCGGATATTGGCGTAGCACTGGCCGGGCAGGCTGCCGAGCCAGGCTTCCACCGCGTTCAGGGTTTCTTCGACGGCGACGAAACCCTGCGCGCGCATCGCGCGACCGACCTGGCGGATCTTTTCGGCGACCGCTGCTTCGTCGGTATCCCAGACCGTCACCGTCGCGGTGAAATAGCCGAAGCTGACGGCATCGGAGCCGAGTTCCTGGAGCGCAATATCGGCGTCGAGCGACTGGTTCTCCGCGTCGGTATCGACGAGCCGTGTCTCCTGCTGCCAGATCACCTCGCGCAGCAGGGCGGCGATGCCTTTGCGCTTGGCCCACCAATGCCGGCGCTTGCGGCCAAGTTCCTTTTGCGCCTCGGGTTTTTCCAGAGGCAACCAGCGCGCGACCCAGCGGTATTCGATCGGCACGCGGTTGAGTTCGTCCAGCAATCCCGGCCAGGTCCGGTCTGGCAAGCCACGAAGCGTGATGGTGCGCAGATGGCAGCGCCCGAGCATCGGCGCGACGCCGGGCGTCAGATCGCAGTCGGGCAAAAGCCCATCGAGATAGAATGGCACCTCCGGCACGGCGACCGGATGATACCCATTGGTCGAGATCGTGGCATGGAGATAGGTCAATGT
This genomic interval from Acidiphilium multivorum AIU301 contains the following:
- the trbE gene encoding conjugal transfer protein TrbE, whose protein sequence is MLDLREYQTRRRELADFLPWAGLVGPGFVLNKDGAFQRTAQFRGPDLDSSTAAELIAVTARVNNALKRLGEGWAIFVEAARSAAPGYPASPFPDPVSWLVDEERRHGFEEEGAHFESRYYLTFCYLAPPERAEQTNRLLYERGHQPDQRQPRRQGQMRGQHENQHQHQHQCQPAARSGGRWQGDSNNIDWRGILDGFIAETDRVLDLLASLMPDCAWLDDAETLTYLHATISTNGYHPVAVPEVPFYLDGLLPDCDLTPGVAPMLGRCHLRTITLRGLPDRTWPGLLDELNRVPIEYRWVARWLPLEKPEAQKELGRKRRHWWAKRKGIAALLREVIWQQETRLVDTDAENQSLDADIALQELGSDAVSFGYFTATVTVWDTDEAAVAEKIRQVGRAMRAQGFVAVEETLNAVEAWLGSLPGQCYANIRQPLVSSLNLVHLLPLSAVWAGPERNTHLDGPPLLIAHTAGSTPFRLVLHQGDVGHTLIVGPTGAGKSVLLALIALQFRHYPGARVVIFDKGRSSKATVLGMGGAFHDLALGGDVSHQHDHAVAFQPLARIDDAAERAWAADWIATLFVQESIELTPEVRGAIWSALGSLATAPWPERTLSGFAALLQANRLKAALEPYTIAGPFGRLLDAEQESIGTTDVLAFETEDLLGSKHAARAVLTYLFHRIEAGLDGRPTLIAVDEAWFALDDPVFAPKLREWLKTLRRKNASVLFSTQSLADVTRSPVAPAVIESCLSRIFLPNARAIEPESRDAYARLGLNDRQIETIARAVPKREYWFQSAAGCRLFELGLGDIALAFCGASRAEDLAAIDRVMATHGPDDFPRAWLRERGLAWAAELLPPSHAVASDHSNDGAKTRYRLQLDAGVEPPLQHPHLPFDDDVEAQHESNMRTTPPMEVPS